CGAGGACCGGTCAGCAGCATCCGCGTGTGCTCGGCGAGGTCGGTCACGACGGCGGCCGCGCCCATGACGACGACGCTCCACCCGGAGTGCGTGGCGGCGTCGACCTCGTCGGCCTCGAAGGCGACCAGCGCTCCGTCGACCGCGCGCACCAGCTCCGAGGAGGCCGACGTGCGCACCAGCACCGCACCGTCGTGGTCCAGGCAGAAGTTGAAGGGCAGAACGGCGGGCAGCGCGTGCCGTGTGTACACGATGCGTCCCACCGGCACGGTGGCCAGCAGGCGCAGACACTCCTGCCGGTCGAGTTCGCGGAATCCGTCGTTGGCGTCCATCTGCCTTCTCTTCTCTCACCCGATAATGTGCTGCGCCGGTCCCCCGTCGGGCCGTGCGGCATCCCGGCCGCGAACCGGCGGCCCTGGCCCGTCCGAGAACCAACCGGCTCAGAGCGTGATGCGGCGGCCCGTGACGGCGTACGGTTCGACGCGCACCCAGACGTCACGCCGACCGCCGGCCCATGGTGTGCTGTGCGCACGTCGCGCGAGCAGTTGCGCCTCGCCGAGGTCCGTTACCATGCGCGCGTGGCCGCGCACCAGCACGCTCCAGCCCTGGCTGAACGCGTCGTCTATTCGGTCGATCTCGAAGGCGACGGGGCTGCCGACCGCGAGGGACGGTGTGGCGCCGTGTGCGGTCCTGAAGACGATCGTGCCGTCGATGACGCTGTAGTTGACGGGGACGATCACCGGGCCCTGGGCGGTGGGCACCGCGAGCCTTCCGACACCGTGCGTGGAGAGCAGGTCGCCGCACTCGGTCCGGCTCAGCTCGGTGAAGGCGGGTGAGTGCCCTGCCAGTCCGGGGCCGGGCGGCAGATCGGCGTCCCCTCCGGTGAGCGAGGAGAGCGTGGTCTCCAGGGCTCCCGCCAGTCTGAGCAGCACGCCGTGGCTCGGCGAGGCGTCGGGATGTTCCTCCAGGTGCTTCAGGTAGCCGGGGTCCATGCCGGCCCGGCCGGCTGTCTCCTCGCGCGTCAGTGCGAGTTGGGTGCGGCGGGTGGCGAGCCGGCGGCCCAGATCACCCGACGGCCGTCCCTGCGGCGCCTTCGCCGTGTCTTGTTCGGTCATGATCTGTCACGTCCTCTCGTCAGGCCGCCCGGACAGCGATCTCCTCGTGCGACTGCTCGCCGAGGACCACCTTGAGCGCGCCGGTGTCGGCGGCCCGGGCGAACACGTCGTAGGCCTCCTCCATGCGGTCCAGGGGGAAGGTGTGGGTGACCAGCTGCGCGGTGGGCAGCCGGCCTGCGGCGGCCATCCGCAACAGGGTGGCGTGGAACGGGTGTCGACCAGACCGGTGGTGATGGTCACGTTCTTGATCCACAGGTCTTCCAGGTGCAGCGTGGCGGGCTTGCCGTGCACGCCGACGGTGGCCACGTGACCGCCGGGCCGCACCATCCGTGTGCACATCTCGAAGCTTTCCGGCACTCCGACCGCCTCGATGACCACGTCCGCGCCGAGCCCGTCGGTGAGATCGGCGATCAGCTGCTCGGGGTCCTCGTGGGCGTCTGCCACCGCGTCGGCGCCAAGCTGTTTCGCCGCTTCCAGCCGGGACGCCGCGAGGTCGACGGCGACGATCCGCTCGGGTGCGAACAGGTGCGCCGTGGCGATCGCCGCGAGGCCGACGGGCCCGGCCCCGACGACGGCCACCGTGTCTCCCGGCCGCACCCGCCCGTTGAGCACGCCCACCTCGTAGGAGGTCGGGAAGATGTCCGCGAGCAGGACGGCGTCGTTGCTCCCGACCGCGCTGGGCAGGGCGTGCACGGACAGGTCGGCGTGGGGAACGCGGAGGTACTCGGCCTGGGCGCCGTCGATCAGGTGGCCCAGGATCCAGCCCCCGCCGCCCCTGCACTGGCCGTAGCTGCCCTCTCGGCAGTACCGGCAGCGGCCGCACGCGCTGATGCAGGAGACCAGCACACGGTCCCCCGGCCGGACGGTCCGGACGTCGCTGCCGGCCTCCACGATCTCGCCGACCGCCTCGTGACCCAGGACAGTGCCCGGACGCACCTCGGGCACGTCGCCCTTGAGGATGTGCAGGTCCGTGCCGCAGATGGTGACGGCGCCCACCCGCACGACGGCGTCGGTGGGCTCCTTGATGCCAGGGTCCGGGACCTCCTCCCAGGCGGACTGTCCGGGGCCGTGGAAGACGAAGCCTTTCATGATGTCCTTCACCATCCCTTTTCCGGTTGCCGCGATTGCCCGACGCATCCAGATTGTCGGCTTCCCGCTCGGTCCGCTTGGGCCGTCCGGCCCTCATCGCCCGCCCGGACGGTCCTCCCCGTCGGGCCGCCCGAGGGCCCGGCCGGCACGTCGGGCCGCAGCACCCGGGTCGGGCCTCTCGGGGACTTGGGCTGAACGGCCCTCACCGGCAGCCGTACTCCAGCAGGTGGGCCGGGGTGGCGGGCGGGGCGATGTCGTTCACGGCGACCAGCTCGACGTCCTGCGTGCCGGCTCCGGCACGGTCGCGGGCGGCGCGCAGGTGGGTGCGGCCGATGCGGCCGCAGCCGTTGACGCCGGCGCGTACGGTCATGGCGGTGGGTCCTTCCGGAGTGCGGGACGGTCAGTCGTTCCAGGTCCAGTCGGCGACCTCGGGCAGGTCGGTGCCGTGCTCGCGGATCCAGGCCTGGTGCCGGGTGCGCGCGTCGGCCATCCGCTGGCGTACGGCGGCGGCGCGTACGGCCAGGCCGGAGACGCGGTCGATGACGTCCATGACGAGGCGGTAGCCGTCGAGGTCGTTGCGCACGACCATGTCGAACGGCGTGGTCGTGGTGCCGGACTCCTTGTAGCCGCGTACGTGCAGGTTCCGGTGGCCGGTGCGGCACCGTCGGGTTGGCGATCTTGTACCCGTTGAGGTGGAGGATCGGCAGGACGGCTCCGTCGTGTGCGGGGTCGAGGAACTTGTCCGAGTGCCAGGCGGCGGCCAGCGGCCCGGTCTCGGCCTCGCCGTCGCCGATCACGCAGGCGACCAGCAGGTCCGGGTTGTCGAAGGCGGCGCCGTAGGCGTGGGCCAGTGAATAGCCGAGCTCGCCGCCCTCCTGGATGGAGCCCGGCGTCTCCGGGGCGACGTGGCTGGGCACACCGCCGGGGAAGGAGAACTGCCGGAACAGCCGGGCCATGCCCGCGCCGTCTCGCGGCACGTCCGGGTAGGTCTCGCTGTAGCTGCCCTCCAGCCAGGAGTTGGCCAGGATCGACGGGCCTCCGTGGCCCGGCCCCCAGACGCACAGGGCGTCGAGTCCGCGTGTCTTGATCACCCGGTTGAGGTGGGTGTACACGAGGTTGAGGCCGGGCGAGGTGCCCCAGTGGCCGAGCAGCCGGGGCTTGATGTGCTCGGGCCGCAGGGGCTCGGTCAGCAGCGGGTTGGCCATCAGGTAGATCTGTCCGGCGGCCAGGTAGTTGGAGGCCCGCCAGTGTGCGTCCAGGGTGCGCAGTTCGTCGTCGGTCAGTACGGTGGCGTCCTGGTGTTCGACCTTGGACATGGTGGGCTCCGGAAGTCGTCGGCGTGGGGTCGTCGGGCGGTCTTGGACGGAAGCGGCCGTCGAGGAGGCGGCATTCACGCCGGCTCGGGTACGACGGCGACGGCGCAGGCGGAGTGGTGCAGGACCGCGTGGGCCACGCGCCCCAGTTGGAGCCCGAGGTGTCCCTGGTGGCGGCGGGCGCCGACCACCAGCAGGTCGGCGTCGTGCGAGGCGTTCAGCAGGACCCTGCGGGCCGGACCCTCGACCGTCCGCCGGTGCAGGTCCACGTCCGCGGGCGTCTCCCCCAGCGCCTTGTCCAGGACCTCGACGGCGTGCTGTTCGTGCAGCCGCGCCGGTGCGCCGGCGAGCAGGGGGTGGTCGGTGGTCTCGTGCGCGGGGCACCGCCAGGCCCGTACCGCGTCCAGGCTCGCCCGGCGCAGCCGCGCCTCCTGGACGGCGAAGCGCAGCGCCGCGGAGTCCGTACCCTGCTCGCCGACGCCCACGGCCACGCGGCGGCGCGTTCCCGCCCGGACCTGGTTGTCGTTGCCTGGACGCACCACGATCACCGGGCAGGCGGCGCGAGCGGCGACGGTCAGACTCACCGACCCGAGCAGCATTCCCACCAGGCCGCTGCGTCCGCGGGTGCCGAGCACCAGGGCGCAGGCGCCGCGTCCCTCCCGGACGAGTGCGTACTCGGGCTCCTCCGGCAGCACGTCGGTGGAGATCTCGACGCCGGGCTGCCGCAGCCGGGCGCGCTCCGCGGCCACCCGCACGATGTCCTCGGCCCGCACCTGCTCGGACGGTTTGCCGACGTCCTCCGCCAGGGACTCCCCCTCGTAGCGCTCCCAGAGGGAGGCGTACACCAGCCGCAGCGGCGTCCCGCGCAGGTCGGCCTCGTCGGCCGCCCAGTCGGCGGCCCGCAGGCTCGACTCCGAGCCGTCCACGCCCACGACGACGGGCAGGTCCATGGTCCTCACCGTCCCGTTTCGAGGTCGAACACGATGCGCGCCTTGACCTCGCCGCGCAGCACCTCGTCGATGGAGTCGTTGACGGAGGCGAGCGGGCGGGCCTCGTAGACGACCTCGGTGCGGCCGGCGGCGTGCAGCTGGAAGACCTCGGCGAGGTCCTGCCGGGTGCCGACGATCGAACCGATCACCGAGGTGCCGTTCAGCACGGTGTCGAAGACGGGCACACGGACCGTGCCGTGCGCGGGCAACGCCACCATGACGAGCTTGCCGCCGCGCCGCAGCCCGGCGTTGACGGCCTCGAAGGCCGCGTCGTTCACCGCGAGCGCGATGGCGGCGTGCGCGCCGCCGTGCCGCTTGAGCACCTCGCCGACGTCCTCGTTGCGGGCGTCGACGACGATGTCCGCGCCGAGCTCCGCGGCCAGCCGGAGCTTGTCGTCGGTGACGTCGACGGCGGCGACGGTCGCGCCGGCGATCTTCGCGTACTGCAGGGCCAGATGGCCGAGCCCGCCGATGCCGGAGATCGCGACGAGCTGGGCGGGCCTGACGTCCGCGACCTTCAGTGCCTTGTAGGTCGTGACGCCCGCGCAGGTCAGGGGGGCGGCTTCCAGGGCGGTGATGCCGTCGGGCACCGGCTGCGCGAAGTCGGCCCAGGCCAGCATCTTCTCGGCGTGTCCGCCGTCGCAGCCGTAGCCGGTGTTGATCTGCTGCTCGCACAGGGTCTCCCAGCCGGAGAGGCAGTGCTCGCACCGCCCGCACGCCCGGCCGAGCCAGGGCACGGCGACCCTCTGCCCGAGGGACAGGTGGGTCACGCCCTCGCCGAGCGCCTCGACCAGGCCGACGCCCTCGTGCCCCGGGACGAACGGCGGGTCGGGCCTGACCGGCCAGTCCCCGTGCGCCGCGTGGATGTCGGTGTGGCAGAGACCCGATGCCTCCACCCGGACGCGGACCTGGCCGGGGCCGGGCTGCGGGTCGGGGCGCTCCTCGATGACCAGAGGTTCACCGAACGCTCGTACGACCGCTGCTTTCATGTTCTCTTCTCCTCGCAGGTGTTCGGGAGCGACCCGGGTCGGGTCAGCCGTGGGGGACCACGGCGACGGGGGCCGCGCAGTGGTGCAGGACGGCGTGCGTGACGTGCCCGATGTGGGCGCCCAGTGAGCTGCGCCGGATCCGCCGGCCCACGACCACGAGGGAGGCCTCGCGGGCGGCGTCCACGACATGGACGGCCGCGCTGCCGTAGCGGGACTCCTCGACGACCTCCACGTCCGGGTTCTTCTGCCGCCAGGGCCCCACCGCCTCGGCCAGGGCCCGGGCGTCGGTGAGGGCCAGCGCCTCGTGCAGCGCGGGATTGGCGGGCGTGCCGTAGGCGTAGTAGGGCGGCGGGTTCCAGCCGTGGACGATCCGCAGGGTCGTCCCGCGGCGCCTGGCGGCGTCGAAGGCGAACTCGATCAGCGTCTCGTCCTGGTGCCCGACGTCGAGCCCGAGGACCACGGGCAGGAAGGGTGTCGCGGCGGAGGGGACGCCGACCGGGTCGGGCTCGTGCTCGTCGGCGGCCACTTCCGGTGCGCGCACCAGCACGACGGGACGGTCCGCGTGCGCGAGGGCGGACAGACCGACCGAGCCGACCATGAACCCGCCGAGCCCCCCGAGGCCGCGCGAGCCGAGGACCAGCACTTCGGCGCTCCTCGCCGCCTCGGCCAGAGCGTCGGCCGGACGACCGGACACCTGCTCGGTGCGCACCTCGACGCCGGGGTGACGCAGCCGGAGCCCTTCCGCTGCCTCCCGGGGAACCCGCTCGGTCCAGTGCTGGTGGGTCTCCGCGCCCAGGAGCGGCGCCTGCGCCATCGGCTCCGGCACCGGTTCCCAGACGTGGACGATCTTCAACGGCAGGTCGCGCAGCCTTGCTTCGCGGGCCGCCCATTCCGCGGCCGCCCGGCTCTCCCGCGAGCCGTCGAGACCTACGGTGACAGTGCGGAGCATGATCTCCACCTCCTGAGGCGAGGAATCCGATTTCAGAGTGGTCCTCGGGCGGTTGCTCGTGCAGGGGCCACTGGTCCCGGACCAGGGACCAGTGGCCCCTGCTCGGCTCGGGTCACGATCCGACCGGCGACCTCCTTGAACTGTGCTTGCCCGCACCGGGCGTTCCTCGGCGGCGAGGACGGCTGGTCCCCGTCGCGGACAGCCTCCGCGGGTTCGGCGCGGCCGTCTGTCATACGGCGCGTCCCCGTCGCGCGACGTTGACGCTGGAAGTGCCTCCGGGAGCAGATCACCGGTTGCGGCTGCCGGACGTCGCTGAGCCGGCACCCGGATACTTCGACAAGCTGACACGCCGGCTCCAGCGGAACCGATCTTGTCGTTCCCGGCCGTGCCGCTCCCCGTGCTCGCGTCGACGGCGGGAGCACGTGATCGAGGGCGAGGGCGGTGGCGACCCGGTCGATGTCGGCCTGCCCGGGCCCGCGGGGGTTTCCTGAGGTCCCGGTCCCGGAGGCCATGCATCCCCGCGCCTCGACGCGGCCACGAAGGGGGGTCTGACGGGCCGCTCGGAAGGCCGGGTGGCCCATGGATCCTCTCGGAGCCGGGGCGCAGGGTGGCAGTGGAAGTCCGGACCCCCGCGAGGGAGACAGGCCATGAACACTTGCACCACCGCCGTCATGCTGCGCTCGCTGTCCGCCGATCACCGCGAGCGGCTGATGCGCGTCGCGCACGAGGTGTCCGTCCCGCAGGGAGCACGCCTTTTCGAAGAAGGCGGACGCGCAGACCGCTTCTGGATCATCCGCACCGGCCGGATCGAACTCGACACGCGTGTCCCCGGCCGCCGGGCGGCCGTCGTCGAGAACCTCGGACACGACGAACTGGTCGGCTGGTCCTGGCTGTTCCCCCCGCACGCCTGGCACATGGGCGCCGAGGCGACCACCCCCGTGCGGGCCTACGAGTTCGATGCCACGACCGTCCGGCGCATGTGCCGGGAGGACCCCGCGCTGGGGCACGACGTCGACCAGTGGGTCGGCCGGGTGCTCGCCCACCGTCTCCGCTCGACGAGGACGCGACTGCTGGACCTGTACGCCCCGTACGGCGCCGGCAGCACCGTCTGAGCCGGCCCCCGACGAACGACGAAGGAGCGGCCATGCACGGCACACCGCACATCGTGAGCGACGTCATGACCCAGACGGTCGCCGCCGTCGGTCGCGGAGCGGCCTTCAAGGAGATGGTGCAGCTGATGCAGGACTGGAAGATCAGCGCCCTGCCCGTCGTCGAGGGCGAAGGCCGCGTCGTCGGCGTCGTCTCCGAAGCGGACCTGCTGCCCAAGGAGGAGTTCCGCGACAGTGATCCCGACAGGACCACACAGCTGCGCCGCCTCCCCGACCTGGCGAAGGCCGGCGCGGTGACGGCGGAGGAACTCATGACCTCCCCGGCCTTCACCGTCCGTCCGGACACCACGCTCGCCCAGGCCGCGCGGACCATGGCCCGCGCGAAGGTCAAGCGGCTCCCCGTGGTCGACGCCCTGGGCCTGCTGCAAGGCGTCGTCAGCCGGGCCGACCTGCTCAAGGTCTTCCTCCGCACCGACGAGGAGATCGCCGAGGAGGTACGGCGCGAGGTCGTCTCCTACCTGTTCCCGGCTCCGGGCTCGCGCGTGCGCGTGGAGGTGGCGGACGGCGTCGTGAAACTCGCCGGCCAGGTCCGGGACACCTCCCTGGTACCGGTGGCGGCGCGGTTGATCCGCGCCGTCGAAGGCGTCGTGGACGTGGACTTCGACCTCACTCGCCACACGGACCCGACCGGGCCGGGGGACGCGCTCGGGGACGACCGCCCACGCGCGCACGGCGGCCTGCTGCCGGACGGCGCCCCCCTCACGGACGACGCCGAGACAGCCGAGACGACCGGCCCGGAGTGACCGTGTCGCGCGTCGGGTGGCGATGCGCGGCGCTCCGCCGGCTCATCATGGTGGGGCGCCCGGACGAGTCGTCCTTGCGGGGTAGGGCCGATCGGCCCCTGGTGCCGGTGGCCCGGGCGAGTGATGATCGACATCAAGGAAGCCCGCAACCTGTCCGCCACAGGGGAAGCCAAGGGGACGCGATGCCGGAGCCACGCACTTTCACCGAGCAGAACCCGATCCGGGTGTTCCTGCTGGACGACCACGAGGTCGTCCGCCGCGGCCTGGCCGACCTCTTGGACGCCGAGCCGGACATCTCGGTGATCGGCGACGCGGGCACCGTCGACCATGCGCTGGTCCGGGGCCCCGCCCTCCGCCCCGACGTCGCCGTCCTCGACGTCCGCCTGCCCGACGGCGACGGCATCTCGGTCTGCCGTGAACTGCGCAGCCAGATGCCGGAGCTCGCCTGCCTGATGCTGACCTCGTTCGACGACGAGGAGGCCCTGCTCGACGCGATCATGGCCGGCGCCTCGGGTTACGTCCTCAAGCAGATCAAGGGATCCGACCTCGTCTCCGCGGTCCGCACCGTCGCCGCCGGCCAGTCGATGCTGGATCCCTCGACCACGGCCCGCCTGATGCGCTCACTGCGGGCCGACCCCGCGGACAGCCCGGCCGTGCCGTCCGAGCTGGCGAGCCTGTCGCCCCGCGAGAGGGACATCCTGGCGTTGATCGGCGACGGCCTGACCAACCGCGAGATCGGCAAGAAGCTCTACCTGTCCGAGAAGACCGTCAAGAACCACATTTCCCGCCTGCTGGCCAAACTGGGCGTGCAGCGCAGGGTCCAGGCCGCGGTCCTCGCCTCCCAGCTGGAGCGGCCGGAGGCGGGCGAACACCGGACCAGGTGACGCGGACCGGCTCCGCCGGCCTTGCACGATGCGGTCACGCGGCGGTGAGCCGCTCCGGTGCCCCGCCGTCGGGAGGAGTCAGAACACGGCACGGACTTCGCAGCCTCGCCCCGCCCCTCACACCCTCTCCTGCCCCTGCCCGTCAAGCGGCGCGCCCGGACGGTGATCAATGCTCGTCGCGTCGCCCGGTGCGAGAGCGTGCCAGTGAGGCCGTTGTTGCTGCTGGGGCGGTGTGCGGCTTCCGTGGCTGCTGTGACGGCGGAGGCGATCGATCGGCGTGCTGTGGGGAGGCTGCCCGGGCAGACCCCGTGACTAGAGGGGGCAGGCAATGCTAGAAAGGCCGGATGAGAGACCGTTTTGCCCGATTTCGGCACATACCGCGGAAGGCGTCGCTGGTGCGCAACAGCACGCGAACCGTCGCGGGCCAGATGTTTCTCATGCAGGTGACGCTGGTGGTGCTTCTCGTGGCATTCGCCGTGTTCGCCCTTGTCGTGCAGTCGGAACGGCACACCGACGCCGAAGCCAAACGGAGATCCATAGCCGTCGCCCAGACGTTCGCGCATTCCCCCGGCGTGCTGTCCGCACTGCAAGCACGCGATCCCTCGAGAGTTCTGCAACCG
This Streptomyces sp. NBC_00377 DNA region includes the following protein-coding sequences:
- a CDS encoding pyridoxamine 5'-phosphate oxidase family protein, which produces MDANDGFRELDRQECLRLLATVPVGRIVYTRHALPAVLPFNFCLDHDGAVLVRTSASSELVRAVDGALVAFEADEVDAATHSGWSVVVMGAAAVVTDLAEHTRMLLTGPRSWAPAPQEVFLRIDPELLTGRELVGGRSLYGVRLPY
- a CDS encoding helix-turn-helix domain-containing protein, coding for MTEQDTAKAPQGRPSGDLGRRLATRRTQLALTREETAGRAGMDPGYLKHLEEHPDASPSHGVLLRLAGALETTLSSLTGGDADLPPGPGLAGHSPAFTELSRTECGDLLSTHGVGRLAVPTAQGPVIVPVNYSVIDGTIVFRTAHGATPSLAVGSPVAFEIDRIDDAFSQGWSVLVRGHARMVTDLGEAQLLARRAHSTPWAGGRRDVWVRVEPYAVTGRRITL
- a CDS encoding universal stress protein, with amino-acid sequence MDLPVVVGVDGSESSLRAADWAADEADLRGTPLRLVYASLWERYEGESLAEDVGKPSEQVRAEDIVRVAAERARLRQPGVEISTDVLPEEPEYALVREGRGACALVLGTRGRSGLVGMLLGSVSLTVAARAACPVIVVRPGNDNQVRAGTRRRVAVGVGEQGTDSAALRFAVQEARLRRASLDAVRAWRCPAHETTDHPLLAGAPARLHEQHAVEVLDKALGETPADVDLHRRTVEGPARRVLLNASHDADLLVVGARRHQGHLGLQLGRVAHAVLHHSACAVAVVPEPA
- a CDS encoding zinc-dependent alcohol dehydrogenase, which encodes MKAAVVRAFGEPLVIEERPDPQPGPGQVRVRVEASGLCHTDIHAAHGDWPVRPDPPFVPGHEGVGLVEALGEGVTHLSLGQRVAVPWLGRACGRCEHCLSGWETLCEQQINTGYGCDGGHAEKMLAWADFAQPVPDGITALEAAPLTCAGVTTYKALKVADVRPAQLVAISGIGGLGHLALQYAKIAGATVAAVDVTDDKLRLAAELGADIVVDARNEDVGEVLKRHGGAHAAIALAVNDAAFEAVNAGLRRGGKLVMVALPAHGTVRVPVFDTVLNGTSVIGSIVGTRQDLAEVFQLHAAGRTEVVYEARPLASVNDSIDEVLRGEVKARIVFDLETGR
- a CDS encoding universal stress protein, whose protein sequence is MLRTVTVGLDGSRESRAAAEWAAREARLRDLPLKIVHVWEPVPEPMAQAPLLGAETHQHWTERVPREAAEGLRLRHPGVEVRTEQVSGRPADALAEAARSAEVLVLGSRGLGGLGGFMVGSVGLSALAHADRPVVLVRAPEVAADEHEPDPVGVPSAATPFLPVVLGLDVGHQDETLIEFAFDAARRRGTTLRIVHGWNPPPYYAYGTPANPALHEALALTDARALAEAVGPWRQKNPDVEVVEESRYGSAAVHVVDAAREASLVVVGRRIRRSSLGAHIGHVTHAVLHHCAAPVAVVPHG
- a CDS encoding cyclic nucleotide-binding domain-containing protein, translated to MNTCTTAVMLRSLSADHRERLMRVAHEVSVPQGARLFEEGGRADRFWIIRTGRIELDTRVPGRRAAVVENLGHDELVGWSWLFPPHAWHMGAEATTPVRAYEFDATTVRRMCREDPALGHDVDQWVGRVLAHRLRSTRTRLLDLYAPYGAGSTV
- a CDS encoding CBS domain-containing protein, with protein sequence MHGTPHIVSDVMTQTVAAVGRGAAFKEMVQLMQDWKISALPVVEGEGRVVGVVSEADLLPKEEFRDSDPDRTTQLRRLPDLAKAGAVTAEELMTSPAFTVRPDTTLAQAARTMARAKVKRLPVVDALGLLQGVVSRADLLKVFLRTDEEIAEEVRREVVSYLFPAPGSRVRVEVADGVVKLAGQVRDTSLVPVAARLIRAVEGVVDVDFDLTRHTDPTGPGDALGDDRPRAHGGLLPDGAPLTDDAETAETTGPE
- a CDS encoding response regulator transcription factor, translated to MPEPRTFTEQNPIRVFLLDDHEVVRRGLADLLDAEPDISVIGDAGTVDHALVRGPALRPDVAVLDVRLPDGDGISVCRELRSQMPELACLMLTSFDDEEALLDAIMAGASGYVLKQIKGSDLVSAVRTVAAGQSMLDPSTTARLMRSLRADPADSPAVPSELASLSPRERDILALIGDGLTNREIGKKLYLSEKTVKNHISRLLAKLGVQRRVQAAVLASQLERPEAGEHRTR